A stretch of the Oenococcus sp. UCMA 16435 genome encodes the following:
- a CDS encoding PTS sugar transporter subunit IIA, whose protein sequence is MKLILVSHGPLSSAILQSAEMIVGKIKGVTALSLTPDMSPNELQQKIEAEISKISADEQIVVALDLLGGTPANVTTKILAAYPQINVLTGMNLPMIIEFANQQLLGGKLNFSQLLSMGQDGVTDIKQQLKNSDEDEDEV, encoded by the coding sequence TTGAAGTTAATATTAGTAAGTCATGGACCCTTATCGTCAGCAATTTTGCAAAGTGCTGAAATGATTGTTGGCAAGATCAAAGGAGTTACGGCTTTAAGTCTAACTCCGGATATGAGTCCAAATGAGCTGCAACAAAAAATTGAAGCAGAAATAAGCAAGATCTCGGCTGATGAACAAATTGTTGTCGCGCTTGATCTATTAGGAGGAACTCCGGCTAACGTTACGACCAAGATATTGGCTGCTTATCCACAAATCAATGTACTTACAGGAATGAATCTTCCAATGATAATTGAATTTGCTAATCAACAGCTTTTGGGAGGCAAACTGAATTTTTCTCAGTTGCTTTCAATGGGCCAAGATGGGGTTACAGATATCAAACAACAGTTGAAGAATTCCGATGAGGACGAAGATGAAGTTTAA
- a CDS encoding serine hydrolase has protein sequence MIENGQAISELMRSAISNKAVYGVSYSLIAPDQNEYHYLGFQGKNKDAIALKANMRYDLASLTKVVGTTTRILQLLSEGKLNLEDPVGKFINDVNKPEITIKQLLLHRSGLRADIKNVWNFSKEALIQAVKDMPQLCPADTKIIYSDLNFILLGWIIQKIDGDLSKSLQEHIFLPIGMTDTSYNPKADRNIFVPTEKQAKRGGIIRGEVHDEKSHLLDGVSGHAGLFSTLTDLTRFAQMYLHKGYYNGQQILPETAFSILDNSVANGRTLGWRCWMTPAGKTLWHTGFTGTSIALNLVNQSAFVCLTNRVYPTRENRRWLSYRLMAIALFYGHPESI, from the coding sequence ATGATTGAAAATGGTCAGGCAATATCAGAACTAATGCGCAGCGCAATCAGCAATAAGGCTGTTTACGGTGTTTCATATTCATTGATAGCACCAGATCAAAATGAGTATCATTATCTTGGTTTTCAAGGAAAAAATAAAGATGCAATTGCTTTGAAAGCCAATATGCGTTACGACCTGGCTTCATTGACAAAAGTAGTCGGAACCACAACTAGAATCCTGCAGCTGCTTTCAGAAGGAAAACTAAATTTAGAAGATCCGGTTGGAAAATTCATAAATGATGTAAACAAACCCGAAATTACGATCAAACAGCTTTTACTGCACAGAAGTGGTTTGCGTGCCGACATCAAAAATGTTTGGAATTTCAGTAAAGAAGCTTTAATACAAGCAGTTAAAGATATGCCCCAACTTTGCCCGGCCGATACAAAAATAATTTATTCAGACCTGAATTTTATTTTATTAGGTTGGATTATTCAAAAAATCGATGGAGATTTATCAAAAAGTCTCCAAGAACATATTTTTTTACCTATTGGCATGACGGATACTTCCTATAATCCGAAAGCTGATCGAAATATCTTCGTTCCGACCGAAAAACAAGCCAAACGAGGTGGAATTATTCGAGGAGAGGTTCATGATGAAAAATCCCATTTGTTGGATGGCGTCAGTGGACACGCCGGATTGTTCTCGACACTGACCGACCTAACCCGTTTTGCACAAATGTATTTACACAAGGGCTATTATAACGGCCAACAAATCCTGCCAGAAACAGCCTTTTCAATATTAGATAATTCCGTTGCAAACGGACGAACGCTTGGCTGGCGTTGTTGGATGACCCCAGCTGGTAAAACATTGTGGCATACAGGTTTCACCGGAACTTCGATTGCTTTGAATTTGGTTAATCAAAGTGCCTTTGTCTGCTTAACAAATCGTGTTTACCCAACACGAGAGAACCGGCGCTGGCTTAGTTACAGGTTGATGGCAATTGCTTTGTTCTATGGACATCCGGAATCCATATAA